The Pseudarthrobacter sulfonivorans genome includes a window with the following:
- a CDS encoding TatD family hydrolase — protein sequence MRIFDPHIHMTSRTTNDYEALYANGVRALVEPAFWMGQPRTNVGSFIDYFDSLLGWERFRAAQFGIRHHATIALNPKEANDPRCVPVLDEIPRYLVKEGVVAIGEIGYDSMTPAEDEAFSRQLQLAREYSLPVMVHTPHREKLAGTQRTLDVVRESGVTPGMVVVDHLNETNVEMVKDAGAWMGFSIYPDTKMDERRMVAILGRYGTERVLVNSAADWGRSDPLKTVSTANAMLAAGFTADDVDKVLWRNPVEFYGQSGQLILDPIPGFDAAELPDAAAGFEGNSVLRGARV from the coding sequence ATGCGCATTTTCGATCCGCACATTCACATGACAAGCCGGACCACCAATGATTACGAGGCCCTTTACGCCAACGGAGTGCGCGCCCTCGTGGAACCCGCGTTCTGGATGGGCCAGCCCCGCACCAACGTCGGCTCCTTCATCGACTACTTCGACTCCCTGCTGGGCTGGGAGCGGTTCCGCGCCGCCCAATTCGGCATCCGGCATCACGCCACGATCGCCCTCAACCCCAAGGAGGCGAACGATCCCCGGTGCGTTCCCGTCCTGGATGAGATCCCCCGCTACCTGGTGAAGGAGGGCGTGGTGGCCATCGGCGAGATCGGCTACGACTCGATGACGCCCGCCGAGGACGAGGCATTCAGCCGCCAGTTGCAGCTCGCACGTGAGTATTCACTGCCGGTGATGGTGCACACCCCGCACAGGGAGAAGCTTGCCGGCACACAGAGGACGCTGGACGTCGTCCGCGAGTCAGGCGTTACACCCGGCATGGTGGTTGTTGATCACCTTAATGAGACAAACGTGGAGATGGTGAAGGACGCCGGAGCATGGATGGGGTTCTCGATCTACCCGGACACCAAAATGGATGAGCGGCGCATGGTCGCGATCCTCGGCAGGTACGGAACTGAAAGGGTGCTGGTCAACTCCGCGGCTGACTGGGGCCGGTCGGACCCACTTAAAACCGTCAGCACGGCCAACGCAATGCTCGCGGCGGGCTTCACGGCCGACGACGTCGACAAGGTGCTCTGGCGCAATCCTGTCGAGTTCTACGGCCAGAGTGGCCAGCTGATTCTTGATCCGATCCCCGGCTTCGACGCGGCTGAACTGCCGGATGCAGCAGCGGGTTTCGAAGGTAACTCAGTCCTGCGGGGGGCCCGGGTCTGA
- a CDS encoding polyprenyl synthetase family protein, whose amino-acid sequence MKFLNVDRRLNGNADLELVEDSLQRFFADAKLRAVAVNATYLGLWEALERATAGGKRSRPRLVMLAYRQLGGTDFSSAAELAASYELLHSALLIHDDVIDRDFVRRGIPNVSGHYRSRALRAGEPPAAADHAGVSAGVLAGDLALSSAYRLLRSIEAPASVRQRLNDILDDAIFSSVGGEVLDIEFSRTPDMPSLEDITRTAHQKTSVYSFEAPLQAGAILAAAPEPVVTALTAFGRYAGIAYQIADDVLGVFGNESRTGKTSWGDLREGKRTALLSYAATRPEWTRIATLVGSQDMTAADAEYVRSVLVSCGAKNYAITLATENALLAVMHLESDGVPDALRRTLERMLFSVISDLSSR is encoded by the coding sequence GTGAAGTTCCTGAATGTGGATCGCCGGCTGAACGGCAACGCGGACCTCGAGTTGGTTGAAGATTCGCTCCAGCGATTCTTCGCTGACGCGAAGCTGCGCGCTGTCGCCGTGAACGCGACCTATCTTGGCCTCTGGGAAGCACTTGAAAGAGCAACCGCGGGCGGCAAACGCTCCCGCCCGCGGTTGGTCATGCTGGCCTACCGGCAGTTGGGCGGCACTGATTTCTCCAGCGCTGCGGAGCTTGCCGCCTCGTACGAACTGCTGCACAGCGCGCTCCTCATTCACGACGACGTCATTGACCGTGATTTTGTGCGTCGCGGCATCCCCAACGTCTCCGGTCATTACAGAAGCCGAGCCCTGCGTGCGGGGGAGCCCCCGGCGGCCGCGGACCATGCCGGGGTCTCGGCCGGGGTTCTCGCCGGGGATCTGGCCCTGTCCAGCGCCTACCGCCTGCTGAGGTCCATTGAAGCGCCGGCCTCCGTGCGCCAGCGGCTGAACGATATCCTCGATGACGCAATTTTTTCCTCCGTCGGCGGGGAGGTCCTTGACATCGAGTTCAGCCGGACACCGGACATGCCCTCACTCGAAGACATCACCAGGACGGCCCACCAGAAGACGTCTGTCTACTCGTTCGAGGCGCCGCTTCAGGCAGGTGCCATACTGGCCGCGGCGCCGGAACCGGTGGTGACCGCGCTGACTGCCTTTGGACGTTACGCCGGAATCGCATATCAGATCGCCGATGACGTGCTGGGCGTATTCGGGAATGAAAGCCGCACCGGGAAGACCAGCTGGGGGGACCTCAGGGAAGGCAAACGGACGGCTCTGCTCTCCTATGCAGCCACGCGGCCGGAATGGACCAGGATCGCTACACTCGTCGGGTCCCAGGACATGACTGCCGCGGACGCCGAGTACGTTCGATCCGTGCTGGTGTCCTGCGGCGCAAAGAACTACGCCATTACGCTGGCCACAGAGAATGCCCTCCTCGCAGTGATGCACCTGGAGTCAGACGGAGTGCCGGATGCCCTGCGCAGGACCCTTGAACGCATGCTGTTCTCTGTCATCTCCGACCTCAGCTCACGCTGA
- a CDS encoding EboA domain-containing protein, whose protein sequence is MTGTTFASESTMPFSLGYGTNGFADHPLPIALELLAEQGYDAVALTLGHPHLDPFADDLDAQLQSLRSRLDELGLRVVIETGTRFLLDPRRKHRPALVDEDAAVRLAFLRRAVDIAAALEAECVSFFSGVLPEDTTPETGWQRLIARVADIVEYARGKGVLLAVEPEPGMLVETVSDVLRLRAELGDPDNLRVTVDIGHCVVVEPAGVRGALLEAGPLLANVQLDDMRPHAHEHLPFGEGTVDLPLALATLAELGYHGVAAVELPRHSHDAPGLAVRSMDALRAGWHEAGTIRESERWLQESTTAIAANPGTLNNIFARAGRRLGRSPLHPDADPTGVLFGTTSDHARGQLMGRLGEFLSPDELAEALLALYDGGDSAERRGLLRGLGALATGLPKLPDVVVTAGLRLTADALRTSESGIVAAAAGPFAAAYLDQHSWRHAVLKLVFMGISLSAVTDLQKRADDELARMARDFAAERTAAGRPIPEDVHLLMQSSSSFSTSS, encoded by the coding sequence ATGACAGGAACCACATTCGCATCAGAATCCACGATGCCCTTCAGCCTGGGATACGGGACCAACGGTTTCGCCGACCACCCCCTTCCCATAGCGCTCGAACTCCTCGCTGAGCAGGGCTACGACGCTGTAGCACTGACGTTGGGCCACCCGCACCTGGACCCGTTTGCTGATGACCTGGACGCGCAACTGCAGTCACTGCGAAGCCGGCTCGACGAGCTGGGGCTCCGCGTAGTCATTGAAACTGGCACCCGCTTCCTGCTGGACCCGCGACGCAAGCACCGGCCCGCCCTGGTGGATGAAGATGCCGCAGTCCGGCTCGCCTTCCTGCGCCGGGCTGTCGACATCGCCGCGGCTTTGGAGGCAGAATGCGTCTCCTTCTTCTCGGGCGTACTTCCAGAAGACACCACCCCGGAAACGGGATGGCAGCGGCTCATCGCCCGGGTCGCCGACATCGTTGAGTATGCTCGCGGCAAGGGCGTGCTTCTCGCCGTCGAACCTGAACCGGGAATGCTGGTCGAGACGGTTTCCGACGTGCTGCGCCTTCGGGCAGAACTGGGCGATCCGGACAATCTGCGGGTGACCGTGGATATCGGCCACTGTGTAGTGGTCGAGCCGGCCGGTGTGCGGGGGGCCCTCCTGGAAGCCGGTCCGCTGCTGGCCAACGTCCAACTGGACGACATGCGCCCGCATGCCCACGAGCACCTGCCGTTTGGCGAAGGCACCGTCGATCTCCCGCTCGCACTCGCGACCCTGGCCGAACTGGGCTACCACGGTGTTGCCGCCGTCGAGCTGCCGCGACACTCCCATGACGCTCCGGGACTGGCGGTGCGCAGCATGGATGCCCTCCGCGCCGGCTGGCACGAAGCAGGAACCATAAGGGAATCCGAACGCTGGCTGCAGGAGAGCACAACGGCGATCGCCGCCAACCCTGGCACCCTTAACAACATCTTCGCCAGGGCCGGTCGCCGCCTGGGCCGCAGCCCTCTTCATCCGGACGCCGATCCCACCGGTGTTCTGTTCGGCACCACAAGCGACCATGCGCGGGGCCAGCTGATGGGCCGGCTTGGGGAGTTCCTTTCGCCCGATGAACTGGCCGAAGCCTTGCTGGCTCTCTACGACGGCGGCGATTCGGCAGAACGCCGGGGCTTGCTCAGGGGATTGGGAGCGTTGGCCACAGGCTTACCCAAGCTGCCGGACGTCGTCGTCACCGCGGGACTGCGCCTGACGGCGGACGCCCTGCGGACCAGCGAAAGCGGCATTGTCGCGGCCGCTGCCGGTCCGTTCGCGGCAGCCTACCTGGACCAACACAGCTGGCGTCATGCCGTACTGAAGCTGGTGTTCATGGGCATCAGCCTCAGCGCCGTCACTGATCTCCAGAAGCGGGCTGATGACGAGCTCGCCCGGATGGCACGCGACTTCGCCGCGGAACGCACCGCCGCAGGGCGTCCGATCCCGGAGGACGTCCATCTGCTCATGCAGTCCTCATCCAGCTTTTCCACCTCTTCTTAA
- a CDS encoding ROK family protein: MLGLVHSMDGVSRAQLTRATGLNRSTIAALVGELAQLGLVLESDLDQAQQHGRPSIMIEPSPGALALSVNPDIDVVSVALVSLGGHIVNPVRFHTVRPPSVAEVVNIVTAIYTGMRTSLPARHRIMGVGLAVPGLVDPVDGTVIEAPHLGWRDQPLAALLSDALKLPVIAANDAVVGARAQATFGAGRDVSDLVYLYGGASGIGGGVVSGGRLIRGATGFAGQLGHTHVRSGGAQCTCGSTGCLEAEVTREELIAAIGLPAGETENLEEAVLEKLQDESASQEVGAIIERQIQLLAIGLKSIVNLLNPSLIVLGGFLRILVRASPGTLSEALRTPGRRGPWENVAIELAPLGEDPILVGAAELAFEPLIRDPAGFLRPQDDDAGAPSQPM; encoded by the coding sequence GTGCTGGGTTTGGTGCACTCCATGGACGGCGTCTCCCGCGCACAACTGACCCGGGCCACCGGACTTAACCGATCGACGATCGCCGCTCTCGTCGGTGAACTCGCCCAGCTGGGCCTTGTCCTGGAGAGCGACCTCGACCAGGCCCAACAGCATGGTCGCCCCAGCATCATGATTGAGCCGAGTCCGGGCGCGCTGGCACTGTCGGTTAACCCGGATATCGACGTCGTCAGCGTTGCGCTTGTGTCTCTGGGCGGTCACATCGTGAACCCCGTCCGCTTCCACACCGTCCGGCCGCCGTCGGTAGCGGAAGTCGTGAACATTGTGACAGCCATCTACACGGGCATGCGCACGTCGCTACCTGCCCGGCACCGGATTATGGGCGTGGGGCTCGCCGTACCAGGGCTGGTGGATCCCGTGGATGGCACCGTCATCGAAGCGCCCCATCTTGGCTGGCGTGACCAGCCGCTCGCAGCGCTCCTCAGCGACGCCCTGAAACTTCCGGTCATCGCCGCAAATGACGCCGTCGTGGGGGCGCGTGCACAGGCGACCTTCGGTGCGGGCCGCGACGTTTCGGACCTCGTTTACCTCTACGGAGGGGCGAGCGGCATCGGCGGAGGCGTCGTCAGCGGAGGCCGCCTCATTCGCGGTGCCACCGGTTTCGCCGGGCAGTTGGGGCACACACACGTGCGCTCGGGCGGCGCGCAATGCACGTGCGGGTCCACTGGCTGCCTCGAAGCCGAGGTCACTCGTGAAGAACTGATCGCGGCCATCGGACTCCCGGCCGGTGAAACGGAAAATCTCGAAGAGGCCGTCTTGGAGAAACTGCAGGACGAGTCAGCGTCCCAGGAGGTGGGCGCAATCATCGAACGGCAGATCCAGTTGCTGGCCATCGGGCTGAAAAGCATCGTCAATCTGCTGAATCCCTCCCTAATTGTGTTGGGCGGCTTCCTGCGCATCCTCGTTCGCGCCTCACCTGGCACCCTCAGCGAGGCGCTGCGCACCCCCGGAAGACGCGGTCCCTGGGAGAACGTGGCGATTGAACTGGCCCCCCTTGGTGAAGATCCCATTCTGGTTGGTGCAGCAGAGCTCGCATTCGAACCCCTGATCCGGGATCCCGCCGGTTTCCTGCGTCCCCAGGACGACGACGCCGGCGCGCCGAGTCAGCCAATGTAA
- the eboE gene encoding metabolite traffic protein EboE, with protein sequence MLLSYCTNVHPAEDLDGVIRQLREYAGPIRRTVGLAILGVGLWLPAGLARQLAHSEEDRAALRDVLDAEGLQLHTINAFPYGGFHNEVVKLDVYKPTWADRERLEYTLNCAEVLAALLPEDTAGSISTLPLAWRESWTQNDDDAATTAFAELSSRLSDLRERTGKTVRVAVEPEPGCVLDTVTDVVGWLGTRIERGVDPEFVGLCVDTCHLAVSFADPAGAVNEIDAAGLRIVKVQASAALHVTDPTDPAARAALAAFVEPRYLHQVREAQPGGIIAADDLAEALAELPGESAWRVHFHIPLHHVPSAPLETTVDVLRRTVAEVGQLPYAPEVHLDIETYTWSVLPGASVGITEGIAAEIAWAQSNLFAAAPTP encoded by the coding sequence ATGCTCCTTTCATACTGCACCAACGTCCACCCGGCTGAAGATCTCGACGGCGTGATCCGGCAGCTCCGCGAGTACGCCGGTCCGATCCGCCGCACCGTGGGCCTGGCGATCCTCGGCGTGGGACTGTGGCTGCCCGCCGGGCTGGCCCGTCAACTGGCTCACAGTGAGGAGGACCGCGCCGCCCTCCGCGACGTCCTCGACGCTGAAGGGCTGCAGCTGCACACCATCAATGCCTTCCCTTATGGCGGCTTCCACAATGAAGTCGTTAAGCTCGACGTCTACAAGCCGACGTGGGCCGACCGTGAGCGGCTGGAGTACACGCTGAACTGTGCGGAGGTGCTGGCAGCACTTCTGCCCGAGGACACAGCCGGCTCAATTTCGACCCTGCCCCTTGCCTGGCGCGAGTCATGGACACAGAACGACGACGACGCCGCCACTACCGCGTTCGCCGAACTGAGCTCCCGCTTGAGTGACCTGCGGGAGCGTACGGGCAAGACCGTCCGCGTGGCCGTCGAACCCGAGCCGGGCTGCGTGCTCGATACCGTCACCGACGTCGTCGGCTGGCTGGGAACACGAATCGAACGCGGCGTCGATCCCGAATTCGTCGGCCTGTGCGTGGACACCTGCCACCTGGCCGTTTCATTTGCGGACCCGGCCGGCGCAGTCAACGAAATTGATGCAGCAGGCCTGCGGATAGTAAAGGTACAGGCGTCGGCAGCCCTGCACGTAACGGATCCGACCGACCCGGCAGCCCGGGCGGCCCTGGCGGCGTTCGTTGAACCGCGATATCTCCACCAGGTAAGGGAGGCGCAGCCGGGCGGGATTATTGCTGCCGACGATCTCGCCGAAGCCCTCGCTGAGCTGCCGGGGGAAAGCGCGTGGCGGGTTCACTTCCACATCCCACTTCATCATGTGCCCTCAGCCCCTTTGGAGACCACCGTGGACGTGCTGCGGCGGACCGTCGCCGAAGTTGGTCAGTTGCCCTATGCGCCTGAGGTCCACCTTGACATCGAGACCTATACCTGGAGCGTGCTGCCTGGCGCGTCGGTGGGCATCACCGAGGGGATTGCGGCAGAGATCGCGTGGGCGCAGTCGAACCTGTTCGCTGCCGCACCCACGCCCTGA
- a CDS encoding PQQ-dependent sugar dehydrogenase, with product MTVNRHGIAEAPGHRIDATGFTKKRSARAGAVLAMAALIATSFAVGPAQAQQDGTGPGVAPPDTSFQKVTLNDGPGEPVDLAVLPNNDVLHTTRGGEVWLNDADTGLNTLAATLDVYQHDEEGLQSIALDPKFGTGGNNWIYLYYSPPQNTPVDDPATTGVNEGDAPFSGTAVDFEKFKGSLKLSRFQFNGSSIDLASEQEIIEVPVDRGICCHVGGDIVFDAEGNLYLSTGDDTNPFQSGGFTPIDERPTSNPALDAQRTSANTNDLRGKVLRITPKAGGGYTIPAGNLFQPGTPQTRPEIYVMGLRNPFRIELSRTTGDLFIADYSPDARTANPLRGPSGTGKWATVTEPSNYGWPYCATAELPYVDYDFATGTSGETFNCAAPVNDSPNNTGLRELPPVAQPEVWYSYGASPEFPELETGGIGPMAGPAYDFNEKATKGDAPVAWPSYFDGKSFFYEWTRDYIKGMTVENGELASIENVVDSLVVDNPIDMEFGPNGALYVLEYGDGYFGENPDAQLSRIDFIGAGGNHSPVAVASGTPTAGASPLTVQFSSEGTADADGDKIRYEWDFNSDGVVDSGEANPTWTYEEIGTYTASLKVTDQGGKHRGRHSSAEVAIEVGNQAPVIEFISPVAGQEFHFGDTVSYEVRVTDDQPVDCSLVQVTYILGHHTHGHPQTTTSGCTGTITTTVPEGHDPAVDDLSAVFSASYTDAGDAVSAPLTRTAEVVLAVAN from the coding sequence ATGACTGTTAATCGACACGGGATAGCGGAAGCTCCCGGGCATCGTATCGATGCCACCGGTTTTACAAAGAAGCGCTCAGCTCGAGCGGGCGCGGTCCTGGCTATGGCTGCGCTGATCGCTACCTCCTTCGCCGTCGGCCCGGCGCAGGCCCAGCAGGACGGCACCGGTCCCGGGGTAGCTCCGCCCGACACCAGCTTTCAGAAGGTAACGCTCAACGACGGCCCGGGCGAGCCCGTGGACCTCGCGGTGCTGCCCAACAACGACGTCCTGCACACCACACGCGGCGGCGAAGTCTGGCTCAATGACGCAGACACCGGCCTCAACACCTTGGCCGCAACACTGGATGTCTACCAGCATGACGAAGAGGGCCTGCAGAGCATCGCTCTTGACCCCAAGTTCGGGACCGGGGGCAACAACTGGATTTACCTGTACTACTCACCGCCGCAGAACACTCCTGTGGATGATCCCGCTACCACCGGCGTCAACGAGGGGGACGCGCCCTTCAGCGGCACGGCGGTGGACTTCGAGAAGTTCAAGGGCTCCCTTAAGCTTTCGCGTTTCCAGTTCAACGGTTCCTCCATCGACCTCGCCAGTGAGCAGGAGATCATCGAAGTCCCCGTTGACCGCGGCATCTGCTGCCACGTCGGCGGCGACATTGTCTTCGATGCCGAGGGCAACCTGTACCTCTCCACCGGTGACGACACTAACCCGTTCCAGTCAGGCGGCTTCACCCCCATCGACGAACGCCCCACCAGCAACCCCGCGCTCGATGCGCAGCGGACCTCTGCGAACACCAATGACCTGCGCGGAAAGGTCCTGCGCATCACGCCCAAGGCGGGCGGCGGCTACACCATCCCGGCAGGCAACCTGTTCCAGCCTGGAACTCCCCAGACCCGGCCTGAGATCTACGTGATGGGCTTGCGGAACCCCTTCCGTATTGAACTCAGCCGGACCACCGGTGATCTCTTCATCGCCGACTACTCGCCCGACGCCCGTACCGCCAACCCTCTCCGCGGCCCCTCGGGTACGGGCAAGTGGGCAACCGTCACCGAGCCTTCCAACTACGGCTGGCCCTACTGCGCCACCGCTGAACTGCCGTACGTCGACTACGACTTCGCTACCGGCACCTCCGGTGAAACATTCAACTGTGCAGCTCCCGTGAACGATTCGCCGAACAATACCGGCCTCCGTGAGCTGCCCCCTGTTGCCCAGCCCGAGGTCTGGTACTCCTACGGCGCCTCTCCCGAATTCCCCGAGCTGGAAACCGGCGGAATCGGCCCCATGGCCGGCCCTGCCTACGACTTCAACGAGAAGGCAACCAAGGGCGATGCACCGGTTGCCTGGCCGTCCTACTTCGACGGCAAGTCCTTCTTCTACGAATGGACCCGCGACTACATCAAGGGCATGACTGTGGAGAACGGTGAACTCGCCTCAATCGAGAACGTCGTCGACTCCCTCGTGGTCGATAACCCCATCGACATGGAATTCGGACCCAATGGTGCCCTCTACGTCCTTGAATACGGTGACGGCTACTTCGGCGAGAACCCTGACGCGCAGCTTTCCCGGATCGACTTCATCGGCGCGGGCGGCAACCACAGCCCTGTTGCTGTAGCCTCCGGCACTCCGACTGCGGGAGCATCACCGCTGACCGTGCAGTTCTCGAGCGAAGGCACAGCCGACGCCGACGGCGACAAGATCCGCTACGAGTGGGACTTCAACTCCGACGGCGTCGTTGACTCCGGGGAAGCAAACCCCACCTGGACCTATGAGGAAATCGGAACCTACACCGCGAGCCTGAAGGTCACAGATCAGGGCGGCAAGCACCGTGGGCGCCACTCCTCTGCCGAGGTGGCAATCGAGGTAGGCAACCAGGCGCCGGTCATTGAGTTCATCAGCCCGGTTGCAGGCCAGGAATTCCACTTCGGTGACACCGTCAGCTATGAGGTTCGGGTCACCGATGACCAGCCTGTTGACTGCTCGCTGGTTCAGGTGACCTACATCCTCGGCCACCACACGCACGGTCACCCGCAGACCACCACCTCGGGCTGCACCGGCACCATCACCACCACCGTCCCGGAGGGCCATGACCCAGCCGTAGACGACCTCTCAGCCGTCTTCAGCGCGAGTTACACCGACGCCGGTGACGCCGTGTCAGCTCCGCTGACCCGGACCGCTGAGGTGGTACTTGCGGTAGCCAACTGA
- a CDS encoding alkaline phosphatase family protein, whose protein sequence is MKPVLLLNVVGLTAKALSQMPRLSRLAAQGWSSELATVLPAVTCTVQSTMLTGLAPAQHGIVGNGWYFRELGDVFLWRQHNKLVSGENIWEAARRQHPGYSAGNVCWWYAMGMSTDLTVTPRPVYHADGRKSPDAYVRPAELHDELVSNFGDFPLFQYWGPTATIRSSEWIVNSTRHIMRNQSPNLLMAYLPHLDYDLQRFGPDSPQAARAAAELDRTLAPLLDEAEARGYAVIAVAEYGIEEARTPVDINRVLRREGLLEVYVQDGSEQLDPWTSRAFAVADHQVAHVYVSNPSDVERVAALLRGTDGVDEVLDREAQGRYGLDHERSGELVVIAEPGAWFTYYFWLDDERAPEYARGVDIHRKPGYDPAELFFNPADKLAKAKAGLNLVKKKLGLRYAMSTVPLDPTHVRGTHGRLPDSPDGTPLIIGSEARIPSSVEGFLNSGRQVPAAAVKELVLQTQGIHS, encoded by the coding sequence GTGAAACCCGTACTGCTGCTAAACGTCGTTGGTCTGACCGCCAAGGCCCTGAGCCAGATGCCTCGCTTGTCGCGGCTTGCGGCACAGGGGTGGTCCTCGGAACTGGCTACAGTGCTGCCCGCGGTGACGTGCACAGTGCAGTCCACTATGCTGACGGGCTTGGCGCCAGCACAACACGGGATCGTGGGGAATGGCTGGTACTTCCGGGAGCTCGGCGATGTTTTCCTGTGGCGCCAGCACAACAAGCTTGTCAGCGGCGAGAATATCTGGGAGGCAGCCCGCCGTCAGCATCCCGGGTACAGCGCAGGCAATGTCTGCTGGTGGTACGCCATGGGGATGTCCACGGACCTCACAGTGACACCCCGGCCGGTTTATCATGCAGACGGTCGCAAATCACCCGATGCGTACGTACGACCGGCGGAACTGCACGATGAACTTGTCTCCAACTTCGGGGACTTCCCGCTCTTCCAGTACTGGGGCCCGACGGCAACGATCCGATCGAGCGAGTGGATCGTCAATTCCACCAGGCACATCATGCGGAACCAGTCACCGAACCTGCTGATGGCCTATCTGCCGCACCTGGACTATGACCTCCAGCGGTTTGGACCCGACTCGCCGCAGGCTGCCCGCGCGGCTGCCGAGCTCGACCGTACCCTTGCGCCGCTGCTGGATGAGGCCGAGGCACGCGGTTATGCCGTAATTGCAGTAGCCGAGTACGGGATCGAAGAAGCACGCACACCTGTCGACATCAACCGCGTACTGCGCCGGGAAGGCCTGCTCGAGGTCTACGTGCAGGACGGCAGCGAGCAGCTCGATCCATGGACCTCCCGGGCGTTTGCCGTAGCTGACCACCAGGTTGCACATGTGTACGTCTCAAACCCGTCGGACGTTGAGCGGGTGGCAGCACTTCTTCGCGGGACTGACGGAGTGGATGAGGTCCTCGACCGGGAAGCGCAGGGCCGCTACGGCCTCGATCACGAAAGGTCCGGGGAGCTCGTTGTCATAGCGGAGCCGGGTGCCTGGTTCACCTACTATTTCTGGCTCGACGACGAGCGGGCACCCGAGTACGCCCGCGGCGTCGATATCCATCGGAAACCTGGCTACGACCCCGCCGAACTCTTCTTCAACCCAGCGGACAAGCTGGCGAAGGCCAAAGCAGGACTCAACCTGGTCAAAAAGAAGCTGGGCCTGCGGTACGCCATGAGCACCGTGCCCCTTGATCCGACGCATGTGCGGGGCACCCATGGACGGCTTCCTGATTCTCCCGACGGCACGCCCCTGATTATTGGCTCGGAGGCCCGGATTCCCTCTTCGGTGGAGGGCTTCCTGAACAGTGGCCGGCAGGTCCCCGCCGCTGCGGTTAAGGAGCTCGTGCTTCAGACCCAAGGCATCCACAGCTAA
- a CDS encoding ABC transporter permease, with protein sequence MSEQKTKVAEPRNDAPADHSHPQANPLQNFLKGSAGRSLGLVIALALLFVVGGVTSGDRFLNFENLLTIFRYASIIGVISIGVTFVITAGGIDLSVGSVMGLTTVVASLASVQLAATQSSWVLIVLVALAVGVGAGLINGLVIAYGNVVAFIATLAMLVAARGLAELISGRSTQIVSNRDFLKVMRAEVLGIPILIWIFAIVAVAGWFLLNRTTFGRRTIAIGGNLEASRLAGIKVKRHLVYLYVLAGLAAGIAGIMMLGRTTAGTSTHGLLYELDAIAAVVVGGTLLIGGRGTIMGTVLGVLIFSTLTNVFTQNNLDTSVQALAKGLIIVVAVLLQQRFAARGPRRGKTKPAGSPV encoded by the coding sequence GTGAGCGAGCAGAAGACCAAGGTGGCCGAACCGCGTAACGACGCGCCGGCCGACCACAGCCACCCCCAGGCAAACCCTCTACAGAACTTTCTGAAGGGATCAGCGGGCCGCAGCCTCGGGCTGGTCATTGCTCTCGCGCTGCTCTTCGTGGTGGGCGGGGTAACCAGTGGGGACCGGTTCCTCAACTTCGAGAACCTGCTCACCATCTTCCGGTACGCCTCAATTATCGGTGTGATCAGCATTGGCGTCACTTTCGTGATCACCGCGGGCGGCATCGACCTCTCTGTCGGTTCGGTCATGGGGCTGACCACCGTGGTTGCCAGCCTGGCCAGCGTCCAACTGGCGGCCACCCAGTCGTCGTGGGTCCTCATTGTCCTCGTGGCGCTGGCGGTTGGTGTCGGTGCCGGCCTGATCAACGGCCTGGTGATCGCGTACGGCAACGTCGTCGCCTTCATTGCCACGCTGGCGATGCTGGTAGCTGCCAGGGGTCTTGCCGAGCTGATCTCCGGCCGCAGCACCCAGATTGTCAGCAACCGGGACTTCCTGAAGGTCATGCGCGCCGAAGTGCTGGGCATTCCCATTCTGATTTGGATCTTCGCCATCGTGGCTGTGGCGGGTTGGTTCCTCCTGAACCGCACCACCTTCGGCCGCCGGACCATCGCAATCGGCGGAAACCTCGAAGCATCCCGCCTGGCCGGCATCAAGGTGAAGCGCCACCTCGTCTACCTCTATGTCCTGGCCGGGCTCGCAGCGGGCATCGCGGGCATCATGATGCTCGGCCGCACCACTGCGGGAACCTCCACGCACGGGCTTCTCTACGAACTCGACGCGATTGCCGCCGTCGTTGTCGGCGGGACGCTGCTCATCGGTGGGCGCGGCACCATCATGGGCACAGTTCTCGGCGTGTTGATCTTCAGCACCCTGACCAACGTCTTCACCCAGAACAACCTGGACACCTCCGTCCAGGCGCTCGCCAAGGGCCTGATCATCGTCGTCGCAGTCCTTCTGCAGCAGCGCTTTGCGGCCCGCGGGCCGCGCAGGGGAAAAACAAAGCCCGCCGGAAGCCCGGTATAG